Proteins encoded by one window of Arabidopsis thaliana chromosome 2, partial sequence:
- a CDS encoding F-box family protein (F-box family protein; CONTAINS InterPro DOMAIN/s: F-box domain, cyclin-like (InterPro:IPR001810); BEST Arabidopsis thaliana protein match is: F-box family protein with a domain of unknown function (DUF295) (TAIR:AT5G25290.1); Has 280 Blast hits to 272 proteins in 8 species: Archae - 0; Bacteria - 0; Metazoa - 0; Fungi - 0; Plants - 280; Viruses - 0; Other Eukaryotes - 0 (source: NCBI BLink).): METPNPLTLSELPHDLLRNIFNRLSFADFHRATWNSISKQTAPPKTKSPWLILFPDEGVHGCVLYNPDEDRIYKSVRDFSGTIFLANSGNWFLVMDSKSNLYIIDVFSENRIDLPPLESLLSDNFTFEQKGDKELKWQASNDQILVFRLPRAEELRGILWVDEKMKEFVAVWFLEDSCNFLAFYKKADDHYSHIQLEYVITDVFQSVSDIVLHGCFLYIGVGDYIQIIDLSKDQGFKDVTRNYLFNVHNGPWGFRSIFNLVVTTSGEVLMVLNNLYEKNIESEKSFRIFKKDPNPDPNKHDNLLVEVDSLGNEEVMLLDLGITMHGIEPNSIYFTRHDRVVHRLYIS, translated from the coding sequence ATGGAAACTCCTAATCCTCTCACCTTGTCGGAACTCCCTCATGATTTGCTGAGAAATATTTTCAACCGATTGAGCTTTGCAGATTTCCATCGTGCTACTTGGAATTCGATTTCGAAACAAACGGCTcccccaaaaacaaaatctccaTGGCTAATTCTGTTTCCAGATGAAGGAGTTCATGGTTGCGTGCTGTACAATCCAGACGAAGATAGGATTTACAAATCGGTGAGAGACTTCTCTGGGACTATATTCCTTGCAAACTCGGGTAATTGGTTTCTTGTAATGGATTCTAAATCCAATCTCTATATAATAGATGTGTTTAGCGAGAATAGGATCGATCTTCCGCCTCTAGAGTCTCTCCTGTCAGATAACTTTACTTTCGAGCAAAAAGGGGATAAGGAATTGAAATGGCAAGCATCTAATGATCAGATTCTAGTTTTTAGATTACCAAGAGCTGAAGAGTTAAGAGGTATTTTGTGGGTAGAcgagaaaatgaaagagtttGTTGCAGTTTGGTTCTTGGAAGACTCTTGCAACTTTTTAGCCTTTTACAAGAAAGCTGATGATCATTACAGTCACATTCAACTAGAATATGTCATCACCGATGTGTTTCAAAGCGTATCTGATATTGTACTCCATGGTTGCTTTCTTTACATCGGTGTTGGTGATTACATTCAAATCATCGATTTGTCTAAAGACCAAGGTTTCAAGGATGTTACTCGAAATTATCTATTCAACGTGCATAATGGACCATGGGGTTTTCGAAGTATTTTTAACCTTGTGGTTACAACATCAGGAGAGGTTTTGATGGTTCTAAACAATCTTTACgagaaaaatattgaaagcGAGAAGAGCTTCCGCATCTTCAAGAAGGATCCTAATCCAGACCCAAATAAACACGACAACTTGCTTGTTGAGGTAGATTCTCTAGGTAATGAAGAGGTTATGCTTCTTGACTTGGGTATCACTATGCATGGTATCGAACCAAACTCCATATATTTTACTCGTCATGACCGAGTCGTTCACAGATTATATATAAGTTGA
- a CDS encoding Leucine-rich repeat protein kinase family protein (Leucine-rich repeat protein kinase family protein; FUNCTIONS IN: kinase activity; INVOLVED IN: protein amino acid phosphorylation; LOCATED IN: endomembrane system; CONTAINS InterPro DOMAIN/s: Protein kinase, ATP binding site (InterPro:IPR017441), Protein kinase, catalytic domain (InterPro:IPR000719), Serine-threonine/tyrosine-protein kinase (InterPro:IPR001245), Protein kinase-like domain (InterPro:IPR011009), Serine/threonine-protein kinase, active site (InterPro:IPR008271); BEST Arabidopsis thaliana protein match is: Leucine-rich repeat protein kinase family protein (TAIR:AT2G14440.1); Has 142542 Blast hits to 115596 proteins in 3812 species: Archae - 89; Bacteria - 12558; Metazoa - 42060; Fungi - 9008; Plants - 61359; Viruses - 344; Other Eukaryotes - 17124 (source: NCBI BLink).) has product METRNKFMLLACATFSIMSLVKSQNQQGFISLDCGLPSKESYIEPSSNLTFISDVNFIRGGKTGNIQNNSRTNFIFKPFKVLRYFPDGIRNCYSLSVKQGTKYLIRTLFYYGNYDGLNTSPRFDLFLGPNIWTSVDVLIADVGDGVVEEIVHVTRSNILDICLVKTGTSTPMISAIELRPLRYDTYTARTGSLKSMAHFYFTNSDEAIRYPEDVYDRVWMPYSQPEWTQINTTRNVSGFSDGYNPPQGVIQTASIPTNGSEPLTFTWNLESSDDETYAYLFFAEIQQLKVNETREFKILANGVDYIDYTPWKFEARTLSNPAPLKCEGGVCRVQLSKTPKSTLPPLMNAIEIFSVIQFPQSDTNTDEVIAIKKIQSTYQLSRISWQGDPCVPKQFSWMGVSCNVIDISTPPRIISLDLSLSGLTGVISPSIQNLTMLRELDLSNNNLTGEVPEFLATIKPLLVIHLRGNNLRGSVPQALQDREKNDGLKLFVDPNITRRGKHQPKSWLVAIVASISCVAVTIIVLVLIFIFRRRKSSTRKVIRPSLEMKNRRFKYSEVKEMTNNFEVVLGKGGFGVVYHGFLNNEQVAVKVLSQSSTQGYKEFKTEVELLLRVHHVNLVSLVGYCDEGIDLALIYEFMENGNLKEHLSGKRGGSVLNWSSRLKIAIESALGIEYLHIGCQPPMVHRDVKSTNILLGLRFEAKLADFGLSRSFLVGSQAHVSTNVAGTLGYLDPEYYLKNWLTEKSDVYSFGIVLLESITGQPVIEQSRDKSYIVEWAKSMLANGDIESIMDPNLHQDYDSSSSWKALELAMLCINPSSTQRPNMTRVAHELNECLEIYNLTKIRSQDQNSSKSLGHTVTFISDIPSAR; this is encoded by the exons ATGGAGACTCGTAACAAGTTTATGCTACTCGCTTGTGCCACTTTCTCCATTATGTCTCTTGTTAAGTCTCAAAATCAACAAG GATTCATCAGTTTGGATTGCGGATTACCGTCTAAAGAATCTTATATCGAACCATCGAGTAATTTAACATTCATATCAGATGTCAATTTCATCCGAGGAGGAAAAACTGGTAATATCCAAAATAACTCACGTACAAACTTTATCTTTAAGCCATTCAAGGTTTTGAGATACTTTCCGGATGGAATTAGAAACTGCTACAGTTTGAGTGTGAAGCAAGGCACAAAGTATCTAATCAGGACTCTTTTCTATTATGGAAACTATGACGGTCTTAATACTTCTCCGCGATTTGACCTCTTTCTCGGTCCAAATATTTGGACAAGCGTAGATGTGCTAATAGCGGATGTAGGTGATGGAGTTGTCGAGGAGATCGTTCACGTCACAAGGTCTAACATCTTGGACATATGTCTCGTCAAAACAGGGACAAGTACACCAATGATATCAGCCATAGAACTAAGACCTTTGCGATATGATACTTATACTGCTCGAACCGGTTCCTTAAAGAGTATGGCGCACTTCTACTTCACCAATTCAGACGAGGCAATACG TTATCCCGAAGATGTCTATGATCGTGTTTGGATGCCATATTCACAACCGGAATGGACTCAAATAAACACAACCCGGAATGTAAGTGGCTTTTCGGATGGCTACAATCCGCCACAAGGTGTAATTCAGACCGCCTCCATACCCACTAATGGCAGCGAGCCATTGACCTTTACATGGAATTTGGAATCCTCTGATGACGAAACTTATGCTTACCTTTTCTTTGCTGAGATCCAACAATTAAAGGTCAATGAAACTAGggaattcaaaattttggcgAATGGTGTTGATTACATTGATTATACTCCATGGAAGTTTGAAGCAAGAACCTTATCCAACCCTGCACCACTAAAATGCGAGGGAGGGGTATGTCGTGTGCAGCTGTCAAAAACACCGAAGTCGACTCTACCACCACTAATGAATGCTATAGAGATTTTTAGCGTCATACAATTTCCACAATCGGACACAAATACGGATGAAG TCATTGCTATCAAGAAAATTCAATCAACTTATCAATTGAGTAGAATCAGCTGGCAGGGCGATCCATGTGTACCTAAACAGTTTTCATGGATGGGTGTAAGCTGCAACGTTATAGATATCTCCACACCACCAAGAATCATCTcatt AGATTTGTCTTTGAGTGGATTAACTGGAGTTATATCGCCTAGCATACAGAACCTAACTATGCTTCGAGAATT GGATTTATCAAATAACAACTTGACTGGAGAAGTGCCTGAATTTCTAGCCACTATCAAACCGTTGTTGGTCAT ACACTTAAGAGGAAACAATCTTAGAGGTTCTGTTCCTCAAGCCCTTCAAGATAGAGAAAAGAATGATGGTTTAAAACTATT TGTTGATCCAAATATAACGCGGCGCGGGAAACACCAACCAAAATCCTGGCTGGTGGCGATTGTTGCATCTATATCTTGTGTGGCCGTTACTATAATCGTGTTGGTTCTCATCTTCATTTTCAGAAGGAGGAAGTCATCAACACGCAAAG TTATACGTCCATCAttggaaatgaaaaatagAAGATTTAAGTATTCAGAGGTCAAAGAAATGACTAACAACTTTGAAGTTGTTCTCGGTAAAGGAGGCTTTGGTGTTGTTTATCATGGTTTTCTCAATAATGAACAAGTAGCCGTCAAAGTTCTCTCTCAATCATCAACTCAAGGCTACAAGGaattcaaaacagaa GTCGAACTACTTCTAAGAGTTCACCATGTGAATTTAGTAAGCCTTGTCGGATACTGTGATGAAGGAATTGACTTGGCTCTCATCTACGAGTTCATGGAAAATGGAAACTTAAAGGAGCATCTTTCGG GAAAACGTGGTGGCTCTGTCTtgaattggtcgagtagactTAAAATAGCTATTGAGTCTGCACTAG GAATTGAGTACTTGCATATTGGATGTCAGCCGCCAATGGTACATAGAGATGTAAAAAGTACCAATATACTGTTAGGTCTACGGTTTGAAGCCAAACTTGCCGATTTCGGACTTTCAAGATCTTTTCTAGTGGGAAGTCAAGCTCATGTATCAACAAATGTTGCTGGAACTCTTGGATATCTTGATCCCGA ATATTATCTAAAGAATTGGTTAACAGAGAAGAGTGATGTTTATAGCTTTGGAATTGTGTTACTTGAAAGTATCACTGGTCAACCTGTGATTGAACAATCGCGTGATAAGTCTTACATAGTAGAATGGGCCAAGTCTATGCTTGCAAATGGTGATATTGAAAGTATTATGGATCCGAATCTCCATCAAGATTACGACTCAAGTTCATCTTGGAAAGCTCTTGAATTAGCGATGTTGTGCATTAACCCTTCTTCCACACAGAGACCAAACATGACTCGGGTTGCTCATGAGCTTAATGAATGTTTGGAAATATATAACCTTACTAAAATAAGGAGCCAAGATCAAAATTCAAGCAAGTCCTTGGGACATACCGTAACTTTCATCAGTGATATCCCTTCAGCTCGTTAA
- a CDS encoding Leucine-rich repeat protein kinase family protein, translating into MRSRTESRMETRNKFMLLACATFSIMSLVKSQNQQGFISLDCGLPSKESYIEPSSNLTFISDVNFIRGGKTGNIQNNSRTNFIFKPFKVLRYFPDGIRNCYSLSVKQGTKYLIRTLFYYGNYDGLNTSPRFDLFLGPNIWTSVDVLIADVGDGVVEEIVHVTRSNILDICLVKTGTSTPMISAIELRPLRYDTYTARTGSLKSMAHFYFTNSDEAIRYPEDVYDRVWMPYSQPEWTQINTTRNVSGFSDGYNPPQGVIQTASIPTNGSEPLTFTWNLESSDDETYAYLFFAEIQQLKVNETREFKILANGVDYIDYTPWKFEARTLSNPAPLKCEGGVCRVQLSKTPKSTLPPLMNAIEIFSVIQFPQSDTNTDEVIAIKKIQSTYQLSRISWQGDPCVPKQFSWMGVSCNVIDISTPPRIISLDLSLSGLTGVISPSIQNLTMLRELDLSNNNLTGEVPEFLATIKPLLVIHLRGNNLRGSVPQALQDREKNDGLKLFVDPNITRRGKHQPKSWLVAIVASISCVAVTIIVLVLIFIFRRRKSSTRKVIRPSLEMKNRRFKYSEVKEMTNNFEVVLGKGGFGVVYHGFLNNEQVAVKVLSQSSTQGYKEFKTEVELLLRVHHVNLVSLVGYCDEGIDLALIYEFMENGNLKEHLSGKRGGSVLNWSSRLKIAIESALGIEYLHIGCQPPMVHRDVKSTNILLGLRFEAKLADFGLSRSFLVGSQAHVSTNVAGTLGYLDPEYYLKNWLTEKSDVYSFGIVLLESITGQPVIEQSRDKSYIVEWAKSMLANGDIESIMDPNLHQDYDSSSSWKALELAMLCINPSSTQRPNMTRVAHELNECLEIYNLTKIRSQDQNSSKSLGHTVTFISDIPSAR; encoded by the exons ATGAGAAGTAGAACAGAATCAAGAATGGAGACTCGTAACAAGTTTATGCTACTCGCTTGTGCCACTTTCTCCATTATGTCTCTTGTTAAGTCTCAAAATCAACAAG GATTCATCAGTTTGGATTGCGGATTACCGTCTAAAGAATCTTATATCGAACCATCGAGTAATTTAACATTCATATCAGATGTCAATTTCATCCGAGGAGGAAAAACTGGTAATATCCAAAATAACTCACGTACAAACTTTATCTTTAAGCCATTCAAGGTTTTGAGATACTTTCCGGATGGAATTAGAAACTGCTACAGTTTGAGTGTGAAGCAAGGCACAAAGTATCTAATCAGGACTCTTTTCTATTATGGAAACTATGACGGTCTTAATACTTCTCCGCGATTTGACCTCTTTCTCGGTCCAAATATTTGGACAAGCGTAGATGTGCTAATAGCGGATGTAGGTGATGGAGTTGTCGAGGAGATCGTTCACGTCACAAGGTCTAACATCTTGGACATATGTCTCGTCAAAACAGGGACAAGTACACCAATGATATCAGCCATAGAACTAAGACCTTTGCGATATGATACTTATACTGCTCGAACCGGTTCCTTAAAGAGTATGGCGCACTTCTACTTCACCAATTCAGACGAGGCAATACG TTATCCCGAAGATGTCTATGATCGTGTTTGGATGCCATATTCACAACCGGAATGGACTCAAATAAACACAACCCGGAATGTAAGTGGCTTTTCGGATGGCTACAATCCGCCACAAGGTGTAATTCAGACCGCCTCCATACCCACTAATGGCAGCGAGCCATTGACCTTTACATGGAATTTGGAATCCTCTGATGACGAAACTTATGCTTACCTTTTCTTTGCTGAGATCCAACAATTAAAGGTCAATGAAACTAGggaattcaaaattttggcgAATGGTGTTGATTACATTGATTATACTCCATGGAAGTTTGAAGCAAGAACCTTATCCAACCCTGCACCACTAAAATGCGAGGGAGGGGTATGTCGTGTGCAGCTGTCAAAAACACCGAAGTCGACTCTACCACCACTAATGAATGCTATAGAGATTTTTAGCGTCATACAATTTCCACAATCGGACACAAATACGGATGAAG TCATTGCTATCAAGAAAATTCAATCAACTTATCAATTGAGTAGAATCAGCTGGCAGGGCGATCCATGTGTACCTAAACAGTTTTCATGGATGGGTGTAAGCTGCAACGTTATAGATATCTCCACACCACCAAGAATCATCTcatt AGATTTGTCTTTGAGTGGATTAACTGGAGTTATATCGCCTAGCATACAGAACCTAACTATGCTTCGAGAATT GGATTTATCAAATAACAACTTGACTGGAGAAGTGCCTGAATTTCTAGCCACTATCAAACCGTTGTTGGTCAT ACACTTAAGAGGAAACAATCTTAGAGGTTCTGTTCCTCAAGCCCTTCAAGATAGAGAAAAGAATGATGGTTTAAAACTATT TGTTGATCCAAATATAACGCGGCGCGGGAAACACCAACCAAAATCCTGGCTGGTGGCGATTGTTGCATCTATATCTTGTGTGGCCGTTACTATAATCGTGTTGGTTCTCATCTTCATTTTCAGAAGGAGGAAGTCATCAACACGCAAAG TTATACGTCCATCAttggaaatgaaaaatagAAGATTTAAGTATTCAGAGGTCAAAGAAATGACTAACAACTTTGAAGTTGTTCTCGGTAAAGGAGGCTTTGGTGTTGTTTATCATGGTTTTCTCAATAATGAACAAGTAGCCGTCAAAGTTCTCTCTCAATCATCAACTCAAGGCTACAAGGaattcaaaacagaa GTCGAACTACTTCTAAGAGTTCACCATGTGAATTTAGTAAGCCTTGTCGGATACTGTGATGAAGGAATTGACTTGGCTCTCATCTACGAGTTCATGGAAAATGGAAACTTAAAGGAGCATCTTTCGG GAAAACGTGGTGGCTCTGTCTtgaattggtcgagtagactTAAAATAGCTATTGAGTCTGCACTAG GAATTGAGTACTTGCATATTGGATGTCAGCCGCCAATGGTACATAGAGATGTAAAAAGTACCAATATACTGTTAGGTCTACGGTTTGAAGCCAAACTTGCCGATTTCGGACTTTCAAGATCTTTTCTAGTGGGAAGTCAAGCTCATGTATCAACAAATGTTGCTGGAACTCTTGGATATCTTGATCCCGA ATATTATCTAAAGAATTGGTTAACAGAGAAGAGTGATGTTTATAGCTTTGGAATTGTGTTACTTGAAAGTATCACTGGTCAACCTGTGATTGAACAATCGCGTGATAAGTCTTACATAGTAGAATGGGCCAAGTCTATGCTTGCAAATGGTGATATTGAAAGTATTATGGATCCGAATCTCCATCAAGATTACGACTCAAGTTCATCTTGGAAAGCTCTTGAATTAGCGATGTTGTGCATTAACCCTTCTTCCACACAGAGACCAAACATGACTCGGGTTGCTCATGAGCTTAATGAATGTTTGGAAATATATAACCTTACTAAAATAAGGAGCCAAGATCAAAATTCAAGCAAGTCCTTGGGACATACCGTAACTTTCATCAGTGATATCCCTTCAGCTCGTTAA